The Candidatus Synechococcus calcipolaris G9 genome contains the following window.
GATCGCCGTCTTTCCGGGGGGATTTGGAACCCAAGATGAAGCCTTTGAATGCCTGACCCTGTGCCAAACGGGAAAAGCACCACCCACCCCCATGGTTCTTGTGGATGCCCCCGGTGGAACCTATTGGCGCGATTGGGATCAGTATATCCAAAACCAACTCAGTGCCAATGGCCTGATTAACCCGGAAGATCGGCAGCTTTATACCATTACCGATGATGTGAGCCAGGCAATTGAGTCCCTCAGCCAGTTTTATCGGGTCTACCACTCCTGTCGCTATGTCAAGGGGCAACTGGTACTCCGTCTCAATCAAGAGATTACGGATGAGCAGCTAGGGCAACTCAATCAAGAGTTTGGGGATATTTTACTGAGTGGACAGATTGAAAAAACCATCCCCCTGCCTCGGGAATTGGAGGATGAACAGCCCCTAACCCAAACCAACTTTATCCGCACAGTTCACCTTCCCCGTTTGATGTTGCATTTTAATCAGCGGGATTTTAGTCGTCTCTATCAACTGATCCACTGCCTGAATCAAATGGCCACCAGTGAAGCGGCCCAGCATCCTGAGCGCAAATAGTTCTGGACATTCAGCTTTTTCAACGTTTTGAATGTTTTTGTTATTTTCGTTATTTTAGTTTCTTTTTGAAGACATCCTATGATTGAACGCTATACCCTGCCCCCCATGGGAACATTGTGGACTGATGGTTATAAATTCAAAACTTGGCTCCAGGTTGAACTAGCGGTTTGTGAGGCCCAGGCCCAGTTGGGATTGATGCCCCTCTCTGCCCTAGAGACGATCAAAGCTAAGGCGGACTTTGACCCCGATCGCATCCTGGAAATTGAAGCCGAAGTCAAGCATGATGTGATTGCCTTTCTCACCAATGTGAATGAGTACGTGGGGGAAGATGGCCGCTATATTCACCTCGGTCTGACCAGTTCCGATGTCTTGGATACGGGCCTGGCCTTACAATTGATGGCCAGTCTCAACTTGCTTTCCCAGCAACTGGAAACCTTGATCCAGGTGACGCGGGCGAAGGCCCAGGAGCATCGCTATACCGTCATGGTGGGACGAAGTCATGGTATCCACGCTGAACCCATTACCTTTGGCTTTAAGTTAGCGGGTTGGTTGGCCGAACTATTGCGCCATCGCGATCGCCTGTGTCAACTCCATAAAACCATTGCCGTGGGAAAGATCTCTGGGGCGGTGGGAACCTATGCCAATATTGATCCCAAGATCGAAGCAATTGCATGTCAAAACCTAGGACTGCACCCGGATACCGCTTCAACCCAAGTGATTTCCCGCGATCGCCACGGTGAGTATGTCCAGGTTCTTGCCCTATTGGCCGCATCCCTAGAACGGTTTGCCGTGGAAATCCGTAATCTTCAGCGCACCGATGTTCTGGAGGTGGAAGAGTTCTTTTCTAAGGGACAAAAAGGCTCCTCCGCCATGCCCCATAAACGGAATCCGATTCGCTCCGAGCGGTTAACGGGTTTAGCCCGAATCCTACGGGGCAATGCGATCGCTGCCCTGGAAAATATGGCCCTGTGGCATGAACGGGATATTTCCCACAGTGCCGTCGAGCGAGTGATTCTGCCCGATAGTTCCATCCTGACCTACTTCATGCTCGTGGAAACTACCGAGTTGATTCGCACCCTTCAGGTGTACCCAGAAAATATGCAGCGGAATATGAATCTCTATGGTGGGGTCATTTTCAGTCAGCGGGTTCTATTAACCTTGGTGGAAAAAGGAATGGTGCGGGAAGATGCCTATGCCCTAGTGCAACGCCATGCCCATGCCGCCTGGAATCAAGAAAATGGTAACTTCTTAGAAAATCTCAGGGGAGATACCGCCGTTACCGCCCAATTATCGGCGGATGAACTGGCCAATTGTTTTAATCCCCAGCATCACTTGCAGCATTTGGAAGAGATTTTCCAGCGGTTAAGTATTTAACCTCTACTGTCCGAATCTACTGCCTGAGTCTAGGGGTTCACTTTACCGTTTAGGAGAATCGTTTAGCCGTCTTCTTCGGAGCAGCGGATGAGGATCTCAACCTGAGGATATTAACCAGGGCAAACCTGAGCAACATCTTTATTTTGGTAGCGATAGTCCCGTAGCCAGTCACAGGCATACTGCAAGAGTTCCGGCAACGGATAGAAAGCCGTGAGAATAATTTGATCATTTTGACCGGCGATCGCCACCACAGGAGGATTTGTGGCTGAAATATCTACGCCGTAGGAGACACCGGGAACTGCTGTTGTTTGCCCCAGGGGTTGGCCACTGCGGGACCAGAGACTCACGGTACGATCTTGGGATGCGGCGGCAATCATCTGACCGTCCGCACTCAGACCTAGGCTGAGAATACTGCGTAAATGGCCACGAAACTGTTGATGGTTTTGCCCCTGGCCATTCCAAACATTAATCCAGCCCCCGTCCCCCCCCGCAATCAGGGTTTGACCATCTTGACTAAAACGCACCATCGCTAACCAGCCTTGGTTGGGTTCTAAGGTTTGCGCTAGGGTGCCGGCCTCAATGTTCCAGAGTTTGACACTGCCCCCTTCGCCGGTACTGGCTAAAAGTCCAGTCACGGGATTAATGCTTAAACTCCAAATACTTTCCCCCGAGCCACCAAAGCTCAATTGACTCTGATCCTGAAGATTCAACCGATGAATCATCCCCTGACCATCCCCCGCCACCAGATAACGATCGTCGGGACTGACTGCGACGGTGTAGAGTCTTGCCTCACTGTGCCAAAGTTTTTCCGGTGGATCCATCTGTTCCTGTTGCCAGAGATAAATATCGTGACTCGCGGCGATCGCCACCTGTTGACCGCTGCTGGTAAAGGCCAAACTATTAATCCCCGCCGGATCCAGGATCGGTGTTTCCGCTAAAAAGGTACCATCCTTTTGCCAGAGACGTACCCGACCATCTTTTCCTCCCGTGGCCAGGGTTTCACCATCCGGGGCAAAGGCCAGGGCCCAAAGACTCTCTTGATTCGCCGGCCACACCCGATGACGCTGGTTCTTAATCTGCCATAGGTAGATGCCACCGCCGCGATCGCTACTGATTAACCATTCCCCCTGGGTATCAAATTGCACACTATTGACAAACTGCTCATGGCCCCTTAGCTCCGTGTGCAGTAAGCCATTCTCATTCCAGAGGCGAATCACATTATCGTTACTGAGGGTAATTAAATAGCCACGGGGATCATAGCCGACGTAGTACACGGGCGCGGTACTGACTCGCCACTGATTTCGTTGCTGACCATTGCTATCCCATAGTCGTAAAATGCCATCGACCCCCACCGTCGCCAACAGGCCATCACCTAAAAACGTCAAACTATTTTGATCTACCGGCTGATTGGGGGGAGCCTGCCAGTCCGCCTGAAGTTCTCCCCCTAGATTCCAGCGGCGAATATGGCCATCACTACCGGTGGTTGCCAGAAATTGACCATCGGGACTGTAGCTCATACTGTATCCCTGGCCTTGGTGGGCTGAAAATTCCCCCAGTAATTCTCCCTGGTTATTCCAGCGATAGACCCGCCCCTCCTTGCTCAAGGCGGCCATTTCCGTGTTGTCGGGACTAAAGCGAAAACTGACAATTTGGCTGTTGGCTCCCCCTAGTTTAGCCAGGAAGGTGATATCCGGTTTCAGTTGCCAGAGTTCCACCATGCCGGACGTGGTTAACAGAGCGAGGCGATCGCCCTCTCTATGGAAACGGACACCACCAATATCGTCTCGGTTGAGGGGAAATTCAGCCTGGGGTAAACCAGCCTGATTCCAAAGGATTAATTCTCCCCCCTCACTAATGGTGACAATGGTTTCGGCATCGATAAACCCACTCCCCACCATGGAATTTTCTCGGGTATTCCCTGGGGCTTGCCACTGATTGCGGGCGTGAATCTGACCCAGTAGGGTATTCAGGGCAAAGATCGGCCGGGTGGTGGGGTAGTCACTCAGGGGAGTATTCCCAACCAATTCATCTAGAGTACGCCCCGCGGCGATCGCACTGACAAGGGCCGGTAATTCCTGGCCAGAAAAGCGACTTAAGCTATCAATACTCTCCTGTTCTAGGGTCAGACTAATCCGCGAGGCGCGCAGATCATAGTTGGTTTTAATGAGGACGATACCCACCCCCAGGGAGAGTAACGACACCATGGCGAGGGCCGTCATGGCTTGGCGCATCAACCGTCTAGCCCGGTGTTGGGCCTGATCTAAAATAGCATTGGCCGCAGCGATCGCCTGCTTTTCCTGGCGTTCCAGGAGCAAGGTATGCTGCATTTCCCGCTGATTTAGATCTTGGCTGGCGGCAAAAAATTGATAATCTAAGTCCGACAAACTCTTGCCATTGGCCCACAGGAGGGCATCCTGGAGAGCCTGTCCCCGCAACAGCCGTGAACTATCCTGGCCCCCCGATCGCAACCACGCCTGAAAACTATCACTGTAGGGACGTAGCTGGGCGAGCTGCTCCTCCACCCAATTTCCATTGAACACATGGGCATAAATGGGATTAAAGACCTGCAACTGCCCCCACCGCTGGCATACGAGTCCCGTCAAACTTAACGAGCGTTCCTCCGGACTATTATCCAGGGGAATACTGCCCTGCTCTAGAATTTTTTGATACATTCCCAGTAGACGGCCACTCCGCTGTTCATCGGCCAATAGACGGTTTCGTAGGGTTTTTAGATGCTCTGGCTCATCCTGCCGTTCCCAGTCCTGTAAGATCATTTTCTGAATGAGTCGCTCAACATGATCCTCCGCCTCTCCACTAGGGACAAACTGATCCCGAACCTGGAGAAGACGGCAAATTTTCTGGGTGAGAAAGGGTTGACCACCCGTCCAGGTTAAGACTGCCCTTAGGAGTGCTTGGGGCTGATCACTGAGGGAACGAATTCCCTCTAGGAGGGGTGTTGCTTCCTCTAACTGAAACCCTTCTAGGGAAATGGCCCGGCCAATATTAAAGGGGGTGCGTTGTTTATCTTCAATCAGGCGATCGGGGGTGGCTACCCCCAAAAGGGCAAAGGTCAACCGCTGGTAACTGGGATCATCGGCCCGTTGGTTATAGCAGGAACGGATCCAGGCAAAAAAGTCATCGGTGGAAAAGGGCAAGCTCAGGAGGCTATCCACCTCATCAATGAAAATCACCAGGGGACAGGTGCGATGGTGCAGTAAGACCTGTTCCATAAATTCCCCAAGGCGATGAATGGGCGACATGAGTTGGCGATCGCGCCACCAAGACCGTAGATTAAACACATCCGCCAACTGAAAGCTTTGGACAAGGGCACCAATCAGACTGGCATACCACTGATCCGCATTAATATTTTGACTACCGATTTTTGTAATATCTAAGGCCGCACAGGCATAGCCATCCCCCTGAAGCCGCTGCATCACCTGTACCCGCAGGCTGGACTTCCCCATTTGCCGAGAATTTAAGACATAGCAAAATTCACCTGCTCGCAAACCACCGTAGAGGTCGCGATCGGCTTGGCGTTCTACGTAGGTTGGACAGGCACTCGGTAAACTGCCCCCTACTTGGTAGGGGACGGACAGATCAATTTCAGGACTAGACATTAATCAAATTATCAATCAAATTAAAATCCTTTGACCTAGAATCATTCACCCTAGGGATCATTCACCAGGGCGATCGCTGATCATCCCTAGTAGGTAGATGACGTAGAATCTGGGACAGTAGTTGCTTGATTATTCATAGAATTGTTCACAGAGGTCTCCCCAGACCCACTCGGGCCATACTCCTTAACCTCCACATCTCCCAGGGCCCCCATCTTCTCTGCTGGATTATTGTTGTAGGCAATGTTCACGGCTCCCGCATTCCCCGAACGCACAATAATGCGTTCCTTGCCTTTCCAGGTTTGCTCACTGCCGGTTTCCATCATGCCCACAAAAACCATGGTGCCATCCACCTCAACTTCAATCCAGGAATCTCCCTCTAGGGTGACATCCACTTGTACCGGCTGATCGGCGAGGGGGGGAGAGGATTCTGGGCTAGGGCTAGGACTGTTTTGGACTGTTTCCGGGAAAGTTGTGGCAGCGGGAGAGGGACTCGCTTCAGGGGTAGCGGTAACGTCTGGAGCGGTATCCCCATCGGCAATACCTTGGACGGTGGGCTTAAAGATGTAGGCAAGGGCCGCCACTGAGCCAATTACTAGGAAAAAGTAGGCTAAGTATAGGTGAATCGGCCGCAGTTGGGGGGTAGATAAGCGGCGCGGACTCTCTTTCTTTTGCTCAACCGTGTAAACATGGGTTTCCGTCGGATATTCCGATGCGATGACTTTACCCTCTAGGCCAAGGGCATCGGCAAAGCGGCGAATAAACCCTTGGGTATATATTGGCTCCGGCAGGTGGGCGATCGTGCCGGCTTCAATGGCCTCCAGAATGGATTGGCGAATCATTGTTTTGGCGGCAATTTCATCTAGGGGTAAGCCAAGTTCTTGACGCTTTTCTTGTAAGAACGCACCGATTTCCGCCAGTTTTGCTGCCCGATCTTGATCGAGGTGATTCAGATTTGGCATAGCTGTAACTCTCCTTATAGCGACTCTCAGTAAGCATCAGGAACAACCACACATCATGACTTATGATTCAGCCTAGACTATTTCTAGGTTTTAGGATCAATTTGCTAATCCTACCTGCTAAGGGAACCTTCACCCTATGATAGGGGGAAATTCCCCCTTTGAATGTCCGGTTTGTTCTAGTTGGTTTAGCTCATGGTTGGACAATACACGCACCTGGCCCACGTCTAATTTCCCCTGACGTTTGCAACTCAGTTGAATCGGGCCAATGGCCAGGCGATGGAGCGCAAGGACAGAATAGCCTAAGTATTGAGCAATCCGACGAATTTGTCGATTCCGACCTTCGTGGAGGACAATTTTGAGCAGGGTTCTTGGGGTAGGCTGGTCGGATTTTTTAAGGACATTCACTTGGGCGTTTAGGGTTTGCTGGCCATCCAGAGGAATGCCATTTCGCCATTGTCGTAATGCTGACTTCGATGGGCTTCCCTCTACCCAGACATGATAGGTCTTGGGAATATGGTGGCGGGGATGGCTGAGGCAAAAGGTTAGTTCACCGTCGTTGGTGAGAATCAGGGCACCGGTACTGTCCGCATCTAAACGGCCCACGGGATGCAACCCAGGGGTTTCCTGGTAGTGCTTCGGCAAAATATCGAGAATAGTAACCCGTCCCTGGGGGTCATGGCAGGTGCAGATCACCCCTAGAGGCTTGTGGAGGAGAAGGTAAACCCGATCGGGTGGATACTGGGGATTGAGCCATTTCCCGTTATATTCAATGCGATCGCGATCGGGGTCGGCGCGATCGCCCAGGTGGGCCAGTTGACCATTCACCCGAACCCGGCCAGCTTTAATCCATTCTTCAGCTTGGCGGCGAGAGGTAATTCCCCATTGGGAAAGAATCTTCTGAAGACGCTGCTCCATCATTAATCGGACTACAGCCGAGAATTTTTAAAATAGTTATGTCTGAGAATATTATGTTTGCGAAGTGTTCATCTCGGCAAGGGATGCCAGAATTTGCTCTAGGTCAATCACAAAAATAGGGGGTAAATTGGCATTCTCTGGACTGGTGATCATGCGGGAACTGACACCATGAATATTTCCCCAATGTAAGTAGTTCTTTGGCAGGGGCGCAACCTGATCTGCCGGAACCCGCTCCAGAGTGGGTGGATCTGCAATGGGTAAACCAATTAACTCATGATCGCTACTTTCTTGACGTTGCAATAGCAGGAGAAAACGCTGTTGATCTACTTCCGGGGACATCATTGCATCCCTAAATAGGCAGCACCCAATATCAATCACAAAAACTTCTTGATTTTGGTACGTGATGAGGCCAATCCCGCCCCTTTCCGGATCCCCATGGATCTGATGGAGGGGAATAACTTTAAGAACCGTTTCAATGGGGAGGGCAAACTGTTCCTGACGAATGGTAAAGGTGAGAAATTGCCGCAGGATAATCTGTTTGGCCTGACGATGGCGGAGCCGACGGGGGGAATTAATGGCCATGGAGGGTTTCCCCGTTAATGAGTTGGCGGAGGGATTTGAGGAGTTCGGTTTCCCGGAAGGGTTTGCTAAAGTAGGCGGCGGCCCCCAGATTAAAGGCGAGTTGACGGTGTTTATCGCCAGTGCGGGAGGTGAGCATGGTAATGGGTAGCTGTTGGCGATGCCCTAGGGTTTTGACATGGGCCAGAAATCCATAGCCATCGAGGCGGGGCATTTCAATGTCACAG
Protein-coding sequences here:
- a CDS encoding LOG family protein, translating into MTITAEALQALKQQLVDLVDGLDSSPHGELIYQTLTTFAHLTEEELERLDWKILRSSLRDMHQALRVFAPYRHTRKISIFGSARTPSDHPAYAMAAEFAQKATAQGFMVMTGAGGGIMEAGNKGAGAENSFGLNIDLPFEQGANAYIEGDPRLIHFKYFFTRKLFLLKETDAIAVFPGGFGTQDEAFECLTLCQTGKAPPTPMVLVDAPGGTYWRDWDQYIQNQLSANGLINPEDRQLYTITDDVSQAIESLSQFYRVYHSCRYVKGQLVLRLNQEITDEQLGQLNQEFGDILLSGQIEKTIPLPRELEDEQPLTQTNFIRTVHLPRLMLHFNQRDFSRLYQLIHCLNQMATSEAAQHPERK
- the purB gene encoding adenylosuccinate lyase, whose translation is MIERYTLPPMGTLWTDGYKFKTWLQVELAVCEAQAQLGLMPLSALETIKAKADFDPDRILEIEAEVKHDVIAFLTNVNEYVGEDGRYIHLGLTSSDVLDTGLALQLMASLNLLSQQLETLIQVTRAKAQEHRYTVMVGRSHGIHAEPITFGFKLAGWLAELLRHRDRLCQLHKTIAVGKISGAVGTYANIDPKIEAIACQNLGLHPDTASTQVISRDRHGEYVQVLALLAASLERFAVEIRNLQRTDVLEVEEFFSKGQKGSSAMPHKRNPIRSERLTGLARILRGNAIAALENMALWHERDISHSAVERVILPDSSILTYFMLVETTELIRTLQVYPENMQRNMNLYGGVIFSQRVLLTLVEKGMVREDAYALVQRHAHAAWNQENGNFLENLRGDTAVTAQLSADELANCFNPQHHLQHLEEIFQRLSI
- a CDS encoding AAA-like domain-containing protein, translating into MSSPEIDLSVPYQVGGSLPSACPTYVERQADRDLYGGLRAGEFCYVLNSRQMGKSSLRVQVMQRLQGDGYACAALDITKIGSQNINADQWYASLIGALVQSFQLADVFNLRSWWRDRQLMSPIHRLGEFMEQVLLHHRTCPLVIFIDEVDSLLSLPFSTDDFFAWIRSCYNQRADDPSYQRLTFALLGVATPDRLIEDKQRTPFNIGRAISLEGFQLEEATPLLEGIRSLSDQPQALLRAVLTWTGGQPFLTQKICRLLQVRDQFVPSGEAEDHVERLIQKMILQDWERQDEPEHLKTLRNRLLADEQRSGRLLGMYQKILEQGSIPLDNSPEERSLSLTGLVCQRWGQLQVFNPIYAHVFNGNWVEEQLAQLRPYSDSFQAWLRSGGQDSSRLLRGQALQDALLWANGKSLSDLDYQFFAASQDLNQREMQHTLLLERQEKQAIAAANAILDQAQHRARRLMRQAMTALAMVSLLSLGVGIVLIKTNYDLRASRISLTLEQESIDSLSRFSGQELPALVSAIAAGRTLDELVGNTPLSDYPTTRPIFALNTLLGQIHARNQWQAPGNTRENSMVGSGFIDAETIVTISEGGELILWNQAGLPQAEFPLNRDDIGGVRFHREGDRLALLTTSGMVELWQLKPDITFLAKLGGANSQIVSFRFSPDNTEMAALSKEGRVYRWNNQGELLGEFSAHQGQGYSMSYSPDGQFLATTGSDGHIRRWNLGGELQADWQAPPNQPVDQNSLTFLGDGLLATVGVDGILRLWDSNGQQRNQWRVSTAPVYYVGYDPRGYLITLSNDNVIRLWNENGLLHTELRGHEQFVNSVQFDTQGEWLISSDRGGGIYLWQIKNQRHRVWPANQESLWALAFAPDGETLATGGKDGRVRLWQKDGTFLAETPILDPAGINSLAFTSSGQQVAIAASHDIYLWQQEQMDPPEKLWHSEARLYTVAVSPDDRYLVAGDGQGMIHRLNLQDQSQLSFGGSGESIWSLSINPVTGLLASTGEGGSVKLWNIEAGTLAQTLEPNQGWLAMVRFSQDGQTLIAGGDGGWINVWNGQGQNHQQFRGHLRSILSLGLSADGQMIAAASQDRTVSLWSRSGQPLGQTTAVPGVSYGVDISATNPPVVAIAGQNDQIILTAFYPLPELLQYACDWLRDYRYQNKDVAQVCPG
- a CDS encoding helix-turn-helix domain-containing protein — protein: MPNLNHLDQDRAAKLAEIGAFLQEKRQELGLPLDEIAAKTMIRQSILEAIEAGTIAHLPEPIYTQGFIRRFADALGLEGKVIASEYPTETHVYTVEQKKESPRRLSTPQLRPIHLYLAYFFLVIGSVAALAYIFKPTVQGIADGDTAPDVTATPEASPSPAATTFPETVQNSPSPSPESSPPLADQPVQVDVTLEGDSWIEVEVDGTMVFVGMMETGSEQTWKGKERIIVRSGNAGAVNIAYNNNPAEKMGALGDVEVKEYGPSGSGETSVNNSMNNQATTVPDSTSSTY
- a CDS encoding pseudouridine synthase, which produces MEQRLQKILSQWGITSRRQAEEWIKAGRVRVNGQLAHLGDRADPDRDRIEYNGKWLNPQYPPDRVYLLLHKPLGVICTCHDPQGRVTILDILPKHYQETPGLHPVGRLDADSTGALILTNDGELTFCLSHPRHHIPKTYHVWVEGSPSKSALRQWRNGIPLDGQQTLNAQVNVLKKSDQPTPRTLLKIVLHEGRNRQIRRIAQYLGYSVLALHRLAIGPIQLSCKRQGKLDVGQVRVLSNHELNQLEQTGHSKGEFPPIIG
- a CDS encoding chemotaxis protein CheW, which encodes MAINSPRRLRHRQAKQIILRQFLTFTIRQEQFALPIETVLKVIPLHQIHGDPERGGIGLITYQNQEVFVIDIGCCLFRDAMMSPEVDQQRFLLLLQRQESSDHELIGLPIADPPTLERVPADQVAPLPKNYLHWGNIHGVSSRMITSPENANLPPIFVIDLEQILASLAEMNTSQT